The window CATTCCCAAGTATGTGGCGTCTCGGGGCACTCCGGACCTCCGCTGGCGCGACTCCCACCATCTTGGCTCCGACCTGGCCGCTGAGATTGCCGCGCTGCGCGAGCGTCACCGCGAGATCCACGTGATTGGCAGCATCGATTTCGCCCGCACGCTCGTGCGCGAGGGTCTTTTCGATCAGCTCAACCTCTGGGTATATCCCATCGTGCTCGGCCCCGGAAAGCGGCTCTTTACCTCAGACGGCCCGCCCGCGAGCTTCACGCTGTTGCCCTCGTCGCGCGTGTCGGAGCAGGGTGCGCTGCTGCTTCACTACGCACCAAAAGGGACGACGCCCACGACCGCCGAGATGGGCAAGCGTGACTGAACATCCTGCCTAGCGTCGCACTAGACGGGTGACACCTCAGGCAGAGCACCAGCGTTCGCGGCCGAGAACACCGAAACGGTGTCGTCGGCGACGTGTGACCATCCCGTCGTGTCGATACCGGATGTCGCCACGAGAACCGCCCCCGAAGGAGCCGTCGTCCAGCGAAGCGTGTTGTAGCTCGCGTCATGCCCTGGCGGCAGAGCGTGGGGCGCGAAGCCGCGCCGGGCAAAAGCTTCGAGGGGCACCGACGAGCTGCCCGGTGACTGGGCCACGATGAGCGACTCCGGCGTGAGAAGAAACGCGTTGAGGCACGCTGCCGGGTAGATCGCGCGCAGCTCGCCGATGGCTTGGCGAAGGGCCTGGACCAACACGGATGTCGACTGCCACTCCGCCCCGCCGATCTGCACAGCCCGCTGCCGCACCAGCGCAAAATACAGTTCGCTATCGGTTGTCCCACGGAGTTCTTTGGCCGAAGGCTCCCCCAGCATCGCGAGAGCCGCATCCAGCGGGGCGAGCGCACCATTGTGCTGAAACGCCACTCCCTCCCGAAGAAAGGGTTGGATGTTGGCAACGCTGGGCGCTGACCCACGGCTAGCGAAGCGCAGATACAGCAGGCGCATCATGCTCGCCTCCGGGGCGATCTCGGCCACACTGCCCGACTCCCCCAGTGGGCTCGTTTCGCCTGTCTGCTGAATTGCACCGGTGGCATCTGCCCAGGCTGTGCCCCAGCCGTCGGAGTGAACCCTGGCCAACGATTGAAGGTCGGCCAGAAGCGGATTCCCTGCAGCTTCGGCAACCGTGAGAGGCGTGGGTGAGACGTAGGCGAGCATGCGGGACATGTCTGCAATTCTGGCGGAACCCGCACCCGATCCCGATCGCGTCGACTGAAACGGCCTACGGCCTCGGCCGCGCGCTTACTCGGGAATGAACATCACGATGAGACCGGCGACGGATGCGAGAACACCGACCCCGCCGAAGATTGCGGTCAGCACCCACAGGGTTTGTTCCCCGCCCCCATGGCGGCGGAGCCGCATCCGCTCCGGGCGGGAGGGATTCATATAGATCGTGAGCGCATCCTCGTCCGCCGCATGCTCAAGCTCGTGATCTTCGAGAACTCGGGAGTGGATGCTGCCATCGTGGGCCATCCAGCGCGCTTCGAGCGGTGCGGATTCCCGCACAATGACGGCGGTCGTCTCCTCCCAGCGGCCACTGACGCCACGGACGAGGAGAGCCACGAGCAGAAACGTGATGCCGAGCGGGATGCCGATCCACGAGAACAACTCGAGCAGGGTGCCCAAGATATCTCGTCCGCTCACAAGGAACATGTTATGCGCCAGGAGGGAGTCGGCGGCATCCCGAGCCGCTGGGGCGTGCTCTAGCGCACCAGGGAGATGCCGAGAGCGGTGAGCACGCCGAACGCGGTGCCCCACAGGATGATCGACACGATCTGCCACACGATGACGGCATTCTTCGACGCGCCGAACGAGACCATCGCCGCCGACGTGATCTGGCTGGGCAGAATCGTCTGGCCGAGCAGGCTGACTCCGGCAACGCCGTACTTGTCGAAAGCGTTGCGCAGGCGCTGGCGCCGGGGTGTCAGCTCCTTCTCGCCCTTCTTGGCGACAACGGAGGATCGCACGCGGTGAGCGGAGAGCACAACGAGCAGCATCGAGGCGATGTTGCCCAGGATGGCGGCGATGATGGCGATGGCAGGGGTGATGCCGGCGAGCACGCCGATCATGGCGCCAAAGTAGGACTCAACGAACGGAATCGCGGCCGCCAGTATTACCCCGATCCACTGAAGGAACGGCGGAAGCGATGCGGTGAAGTCCTGCAGGGCGTCAATCATGGTGGTGCCTTTCGTTGGTGATGTGTTCCATCATGGCGAACGCGGCGACGTCACTGCAGTGTGCCGGTGTCATGACATCGGTGGGCGAATTCGCCCGCGAAAATGTGACAAATGTCATAGCCCTACGCTGGATGCCATGCACCACATTGATCCCTCGCCTGAGGCGCGCAGCGTTCAGACAACCTGGCTCTACACGCTCGTGTCGTTTGCCTTTTTCTTTCTCCTGGTGCAAGTTCTCACGATCGCCGAGTCTGTTAGGGCCCTTCAGAATTCGCTGTCCTCCGGTCACACCACCGACGCGCTGCTGAGTGCGATCGTGGTGACCCTGATCGTCGTGGCATCGGCGGTTCAACTTCGCTGGTGCTTTTTTCTCAGAGCCGGCCTCGCGGGAGGGATTCCCGGCACCCGATGGGCGGCACTGCTCATGGTGCCCGCCGTGCTCTCCTGCATGCTCGGGGCAGCGGTCCCCGGGTTGGCCGTCTACGCCGCACTCCCCCTGTGGCTGAGCGTTGGTGCGCTTGCTCCTCTGCTGCCCCACAGCCCGCGATTGGTGCTCATCGGAGCCGGCCTGATCTGCGTGGTGGTGCATCCGATTGTGGCGTCTGAGGTCTTCGGCCTTGCGTTTAGCGTGGCCGACCTTGACCTTGCTGCTCTCGTGTTCGCTGCGATGCTGCCGTTGATGGTGATCACGAGCATGTGGTGGTGGCGCATCGTGGTGGAGCTTGACCGTCACCGGCGGGCGGGAGCCGAGTTGGCGGTCGCCAGGGAGCGACTGCGCTTTGCCTCTGACCTTCACGACATCCAAGGCCACCATCTGCAGGTGATTGCGCTCAAGGCCGAGCTGGCGGAGAGGCTTCTCGATCACAACCCTGTGGGGGCGCGAGAGAATCTTCATGAGGTGCGGGCTATCGCCCGGCAGGCGCTCGACGAGACCCGCTCGCTCGTCTATGGATACCGCGAGATCGCATTCGGCGACGAGCTAGAGAACGCCCGAGAGGTGCTCAGCGCAGCCGGCGCGCGGTGCGTTCTGAATGTCGGGGCCCTCCCCCAAGACCCCGAGGTGCAGCGTTGTCTTGCGCTGATCGTGCGTGAGGCGACCACCAACATCCTGCGCCACAGCGAGGCGACCAACGCGTGGATCACGTTGAGCACGACGCCGACGGGCAGCGAGCTGGTCATCGGCAACGATGGTGCGGCTCAGGGGGCAGCAAATCGGGATGCCGCAGGGGCGCTCCGGGGAAGCGGCCTTGCTGGTCTCCGCGAGAGGGTCAACGCCATCGGCGGCACGCTCGAGGCTGTCGTCGGAGACACCAATACCTTTGAAATCCGCGTGATGGTTCCCGAATTTGAGGTGGTCGCATGACACTGCAGCACAACTCCCCGAAGGTGACCGGCGCATCCGACTGCTCATCGCCGACGACGAACACCTCATCAGGGGTGCGCTCGAAGCCCTGCTGGGGCTCGAAACCGATATCGAGGTCGTCGCGAGCTGCGACAACGGCCTCACGGCCGCCGAACTCGCCGTCGAGATGCGCCCAGACGTGTGCCTTCTCGATTTGGAGATGCCAGGACTCGATGGGCTCGAGGCGGCGAGCAGAATCCTTTCGACGGTCGCAACGAAGGTTGTCATCGTCACTCGGCATGCCCGGCCAGGCGTGCTGCGCCGTGCGCTTGCCACCAGGGTGTCTGGATTTGTACCCAAGTCGACGCCGGCATCCGAGCTTGCCGATGTGATTCGGGATGTTGTGGCAGGCAAACGGTACATCGACCAGGAGATCGCCGCGACGGCACTCATGGCCGAGCGCTGCCCGCTGACCGATCGTGAGCTCGACGCACTTCGTCACAGCCGCTCCACCCTGCGCGTGCAGCAGATCGCAACCCGGATGCATCTTGCGCCGGGCACGGTGCGCAACTATCTCTCGACGGCGATGGCCAAGCTGGGTGCGAGCTCCCGGCACGAGGCCGCCGAAAAGGCCTGGGAACAGGGCTGGATTTGAAGTCGGGGGCCGCAGCCCCCGGCTGGCTGCCGTCTACTTCGAGGAGCAGGTCAGGTCTGCGGCCGTCTGGCCAAAGGTGTTGCTGGGAAGCTCGACGGGCTGATCCTTGGGCGATGCCGACGGTGACGGTGACGGCGATGCCGAGGACGATGCCGACGGAGACGGAGTCGGAGACGGCGACGGGATGGGATCTGGCTCGGGGCGGGGAGCCGCAGGGTCTGGCACCGTGGCACCCGAACCGCTCGGGCGGTCGGTGAGCACAACCGGAGTGTCAGAAACGAGCGCATCGTTGAGCACTTGCGCAGCCGCCACCGTGGGCAGAACGCCGTTGACCTGCCGCTCGCCCGGTTCTGGATAGTGATTCGGGTACTGAACAAACACGATTTTGCTGAAATCGATGTCTCTAAACGCCAGTGCGATGGAGGCGAGCGTAAGGGGGTTCTGCAGGTTGCTCGACAGGCTCATGTTCGACGCGGCCGCCTGTGCGATGCGGTACACGGTCGGAAGATCGGAGAGCTTGTCACGCGTTTGGCGGGCGAGCGCCGCGAAGAACAGCTGCTGGTTGCTGACACGCCCCAGGTCGCTGCCGTCGCCAACACCATAGCGGGAGCGGAGAAACGACACAGCGGTGGCCCCTTCGAGAGTGACAGTGCCGGCAGGCAGATCGAGGGGCGGGTTCGTGTACTTGTCTCGGAGGGGGCTCGCGAGGCACACATCCACACCCCCGATTGCTTCGGCTACGGCTATGGCGCCGTCGAAATCGACGTCCGCCGCATAGTCGATCTGCACTCCCGTGAGCTCTGTCACCGTTTCGGCGACGCAGGGAACTCCCCCGTGGCTGTAGGCCGTGTTGATCTTTTGCAGGGATGCAGACTCAAACGTTTCGCCGTCGGCACCGCTGCACTCCGGGATAGACACATAGAGATCCCGGGGGAACGTGACGATGGTGGCATTGCTGTGGTCTGCGGCGAGGTGAACCAGCACTGTGACGTCATTGAGTTGGGCATCCCTCTGGCCATAAACGGGGTTGCCGCCGCCACTGTCGTTGCCGACGAGAAGAAAATTGACGGGCCCCTCAATAGCCCCCAGGGTGGGTGGAGGAGCCTCGCCAGCGGAGGGTAATTCGATCGACGGTCCCAGCCGTGAGGCAAGCTGCAACGCTGAGATGCCCGCGACGCCCACGATGCTGACCGCAACCACCGCCAGGCCGCCAGCAATGAAGCGGATGATCGGCCAGGCCCCGTCCCGCCGGGGCAGACGTCCGTGGCGAACCGGTGCGCCGACGCCCGCACCGGGGGGCAGATCCTGATCGCTCACGAGCCATCACCGCCTCAGCCGACTGATCTTAAAGGTTAGTCACGATCGGTTATGCGCAAAACTGTTTGCGAGGGCGGTGTTCGCCGCAACTTGCCGAGCCCCCGGATGGCGCGAAACTGGATGCCGTACTTGTTGATGAAGGCGGCATCCATCGCGGCGTTCGTTTCGGTGTCGGTGCGCACCTCGGCGCTCGCCTGAATGGTGGGGGCACCTGGGGTTACTCGCCCCCGCACGTCGCAGGGCGTGAGTTCGACGGCGGGGTTGTTGCGCAGGCGCTTGACCTTGCCCGACTGCGGATCGGTCGTCACGAGCAGAGCATCGCCGCTCTGGGCGATCCACACGGGCGTGGAGACTGGTTCCCCGGTGCGTCGAAACGTGGTGAGAAGAACGTAGGCGGGCTTTGCCATAGCGGCGAGTTCAGGGGTTATTGGCACCATCGAATCCTAAGCTCGAAGTCGGCGAAAGGAACCTCTGTGCGCGAGCGTGATGGCGAGCTTGTCTCCCTGGGGACGGCGGACGAACTTGCGCGTGTCTATCGCGCGATTCTTGAGCCGAGCTTTGCGCCGGAGGAGCTGATCCCTCTCGACGCCCTGACTCGTGAAATGGTGGCTGGCCGGGCGACTGCCCTGGTTCTTCCCGACAGCAACGGGGAGCCAGGAGCCGTCGCGATCGTTCAGGAGGTCGCGCGCGGCATAGACCTGCTCACGTATCTCGCGACCCGTGCCGATCAGCGCGGGTTGGGAACGGGCGGGCGCATTATGCGGAGCGTCCTGACGGCAGCTCGGCAGCGCGATCGGTCTCTGCTGCTCGCGGAGGTGGAGCATCCTCTCCACCACCCAGTGCACCCGGAGCACGGCGATCCCGAGGCCCGCCTGCGGTTTTATGGGCGGCTCGGCGCGCGAATTGTGGACGTCCCCTATTTTCAGGCGCCGATTGCTCCTGACAGCCCGCCCGTCTACGGCATGCTGCTGCTCGCTTTCGAGGTTGACCCGACGCTGGAGAAGGAGGGCCGGTTGAGCGCCTCCGCCGGTCTCGTCGATGCGCTGAGCACCATGACCGAATCTGCCGATGCCGACGCGACCCCCGTGGCCGCCCTTCTGGATGCGGCACGGGCTCACGAGGGAGTGCGACTGCTGCCCCTGTCACGAGTGAACGAGGCGGCGGTAGCGCTCCCCTAGACACGCCACAGAGCGCGGGTACCGTGGGGGCATGGACCACAGCGGAATGTCCCACGTGTCCCACGATTCACACGAGCGCCACGAAGGCCACGACAGCCACGCCGGTCACGCCGATCCCGCAGGCCATGCCGGTCATGGTGACCACGTAGCTCAGTTTCGTCGCCTGTTCTGGATCATGCTCGTGCTTGCGGTGCCCACCGTGCTGCTCAGCCCGATGTTCGCCATGATCGTGGGGTATTCATTGCCCGACGTTGCCGGCATCACCTGGGTGTCGCCCGTTCTGGGCACGGTGATTTATTTCTGGGGTGGACGCCCGTTCCTCACCGGCGCCACGGCCGAACTCAGCGCCCGCAAGCCCGGGATGATGTTGCTGATTGGCCTTGCCATCACGGTCGCGTTTCTGTCGTCATTGGGTGCGACCCTTGGCCTTCTCGATCACCAGCTCGACTTTTGGTGGGAGCTGGCACTGCTGGTCGTGATCATGCTTCTCGGTCACTGGATCGAAATGCGCTCGCTCGCCCAGACCTCGTCGGCCTTGGACTCGCTCGCGGCGCTGATTCCCGACGAGGCCGAGCGTGTCGATGGCGACCAGACCGTGCGGGTCTCCCCAGCCGACTTGCTGGTCGGCGACGTCGTTCTTGTGCGTCCCGGCAGGCGGATTCCCGCCGATGGCACGGTCATCGAGGGAGCCGCCGATATCGACGAATCGATGGTGACAGGAGAGTCTCGGGCCGTGCC is drawn from Salinibacterium hongtaonis and contains these coding sequences:
- a CDS encoding response regulator transcription factor, giving the protein MRWSHDTAAQLPEGDRRIRLLIADDEHLIRGALEALLGLETDIEVVASCDNGLTAAELAVEMRPDVCLLDLEMPGLDGLEAASRILSTVATKVVIVTRHARPGVLRRALATRVSGFVPKSTPASELADVIRDVVAGKRYIDQEIAATALMAERCPLTDRELDALRHSRSTLRVQQIATRMHLAPGTVRNYLSTAMAKLGASSRHEAAEKAWEQGWI
- a CDS encoding class II glutamine amidotransferase translates to MSRMLAYVSPTPLTVAEAAGNPLLADLQSLARVHSDGWGTAWADATGAIQQTGETSPLGESGSVAEIAPEASMMRLLYLRFASRGSAPSVANIQPFLREGVAFQHNGALAPLDAALAMLGEPSAKELRGTTDSELYFALVRQRAVQIGGAEWQSTSVLVQALRQAIGELRAIYPAACLNAFLLTPESLIVAQSPGSSSVPLEAFARRGFAPHALPPGHDASYNTLRWTTAPSGAVLVATSGIDTTGWSHVADDTVSVFSAANAGALPEVSPV
- a CDS encoding sensor histidine kinase, yielding MHHIDPSPEARSVQTTWLYTLVSFAFFFLLVQVLTIAESVRALQNSLSSGHTTDALLSAIVVTLIVVASAVQLRWCFFLRAGLAGGIPGTRWAALLMVPAVLSCMLGAAVPGLAVYAALPLWLSVGALAPLLPHSPRLVLIGAGLICVVVHPIVASEVFGLAFSVADLDLAALVFAAMLPLMVITSMWWWRIVVELDRHRRAGAELAVARERLRFASDLHDIQGHHLQVIALKAELAERLLDHNPVGARENLHEVRAIARQALDETRSLVYGYREIAFGDELENAREVLSAAGARCVLNVGALPQDPEVQRCLALIVREATTNILRHSEATNAWITLSTTPTGSELVIGNDGAAQGAANRDAAGALRGSGLAGLRERVNAIGGTLEAVVGDTNTFEIRVMVPEFEVVA
- a CDS encoding dihydrofolate reductase family protein, whose translation is MSGRIEIDLFSTLDGVMQAPGGAEEDPEEGFAFGGWQAPVDDDAVGDEVIAGIRRIDALLLGRRTYDIFAGYWPQQLGPGGAANEIARVFDGIPKYVASRGTPDLRWRDSHHLGSDLAAEIAALRERHREIHVIGSIDFARTLVREGLFDQLNLWVYPIVLGPGKRLFTSDGPPASFTLLPSSRVSEQGALLLHYAPKGTTPTTAEMGKRD
- a CDS encoding GNAT family N-acetyltransferase, whose amino-acid sequence is MRERDGELVSLGTADELARVYRAILEPSFAPEELIPLDALTREMVAGRATALVLPDSNGEPGAVAIVQEVARGIDLLTYLATRADQRGLGTGGRIMRSVLTAARQRDRSLLLAEVEHPLHHPVHPEHGDPEARLRFYGRLGARIVDVPYFQAPIAPDSPPVYGMLLLAFEVDPTLEKEGRLSASAGLVDALSTMTESADADATPVAALLDAARAHEGVRLLPLSRVNEAAVALP
- a CDS encoding LCP family protein codes for the protein MSDQDLPPGAGVGAPVRHGRLPRRDGAWPIIRFIAGGLAVVAVSIVGVAGISALQLASRLGPSIELPSAGEAPPPTLGAIEGPVNFLLVGNDSGGGNPVYGQRDAQLNDVTVLVHLAADHSNATIVTFPRDLYVSIPECSGADGETFESASLQKINTAYSHGGVPCVAETVTELTGVQIDYAADVDFDGAIAVAEAIGGVDVCLASPLRDKYTNPPLDLPAGTVTLEGATAVSFLRSRYGVGDGSDLGRVSNQQLFFAALARQTRDKLSDLPTVYRIAQAAASNMSLSSNLQNPLTLASIALAFRDIDFSKIVFVQYPNHYPEPGERQVNGVLPTVAAAQVLNDALVSDTPVVLTDRPSGSGATVPDPAAPRPEPDPIPSPSPTPSPSASSSASPSPSPSASPKDQPVELPSNTFGQTAADLTCSSK
- a CDS encoding PPOX class F420-dependent oxidoreductase; this translates as MPITPELAAMAKPAYVLLTTFRRTGEPVSTPVWIAQSGDALLVTTDPQSGKVKRLRNNPAVELTPCDVRGRVTPGAPTIQASAEVRTDTETNAAMDAAFINKYGIQFRAIRGLGKLRRTPPSQTVLRITDRD